Sequence from the Wielerella bovis genome:
ATTGTGGAACAGGGGTCGCATATAGAATTAATGGCAACTCACGGTTATTATGCGAAACTGTGGAATATGAATGATGTGAATGGATAATATAGTGGATTCACTAAATCAGGACAAGGCGACAGTGACCGCCGTGTACATCTAGAGTACATAAGGGAACTGACAACACAGTATTATTTTTATTTTAGACGATTATATTTTTTGAAATTTCAGGCTGCCTTTTGCTGTAAAATAGGCAGCCTGAAAATATTTTGAAAGAATAATAGTCATGTCTAATCAACGCTTAATTTATGGCTTCCATGCTGTAAATGCTCGCTTGTGGCAAAATCCAAAATCCATTATAGAATTATATGTGCTTGAAAATAAAAATGATACTCGAACGCGTGATGTCTTGGAAAAAGCAGCACAAGAAAATGTGAAATTACATTTTGCCAATCAAGACCGCCTCGCCACCATTGCCAAAGGTGCACGGCATCAAGGTGTCGTGGGTTTTATTGACGCATCAAAAAATCATATCCACTTGGAAGATGTGCTAGAAAATTTGCGTGAGCCCGCATTTTTATTGGTATTGGACGGCATTACTGACCCACATAATTTGGGTGCGTGTTTGCGTACTGCCGATGCAATGGGCGTGCATGCGGTGATTGCGCCCAAAGACAAAAGCGCAGGCTTAAATGCAACGGTAAGCAAAGTGGCTTGCGGCGCAGCGGAAACCGTACCTTATATTACAGTAACCAATTTGGCACGCACTTTACGCGAATTAAAAGAATACGGCATTTGGGTAGTTGGCACAGACATGGGCGGAGAGGCAGATTTATTCCATTATGATATTCCACAATCCGTGGCGTGGGTAATGGGCAATGAAGGCGAAGGTATGCGCCGTTTAACACGTGAACATTGTGATGCACTGGTATCTATCCCAATGTTTGGCACGGTGGAAAGCATGAATATTTCCGTATCAGCAGGCATGGTATTGGCAGAAACGCGCCGCCAAAGAATATTGCGTGAAAACACAGCAGTATAGTGGAAGGCAGCCTGAAACTTTTGCAAAACTACCAATATCGTCATTCTCGCGCAGGCGGGAATCCAACGCTGGGTTAAACAAACTTTTGTTTCTTAAAGTTAAAAGTGGATTCCCGCTTACGCAGGAATGATGGAAATTTAAAAGTTTCCGCAGTTTTACAAAGGTTTCAGCTTGAAAACGTCATATCGTATATTTCAAGATACGCAAAAGGGTGGATATAAAATCCACCCTTCTTTTACTCGATATTCTTCACAATTACATCATTTCCAGCGTTTCAATGCCCAGCAAAGACAAACCTTGTTGCAAGGTCTCTCCCGTTAATTTTGCCAACTGTAAACGTGAATCTCGCACCACACCTTCCGCTTTCAAAATCGGGCAGGCTTCGTAGAAACGGCTGAACAAAGTCGCCAGTTGATACAAATAGCTCGCCAAATAATGTGGGAAAGAAGTTTCCGCCACGCTTTGTAACACATCTTCAAATTTCAACAATTCTACTGCCAACTGTTGTTCCAAAGGCTCATTTAATGTGATTGCAGCTTGTGTATTCCATTCACCTGCTTTTTTGAACACACTTTGCACACGCGTGTACGCATATTGCAAATACGGTGCAGTATTGCCTTCAAACGACAACATATTTTCCCAGTCAAACACATAATCGCTGTTACGATTTTTGCTCAAATCAGCGTATTTTACCGCGCCAATACCCACAACAGTGCCAATTTTTGCCGCTGTTTCTGCTGGCAAATCAGGATTTTTCTCACGCACCAACGCGGTAGCACGTTCAACCGCTTCATTCAGCAATTCAATCAATTTAACTGTGCCACCCGAACGTGTTTTGAACGGTTTACCGTCTTTGCCCAACATCATACCAAAACCAATAAACTCGGCTAACACATTTTCAGGCAGCCAACCCGATTTGCGTGTTGCAGCAAATG
This genomic interval carries:
- the rlmB gene encoding 23S rRNA (guanosine(2251)-2'-O)-methyltransferase RlmB codes for the protein MSNQRLIYGFHAVNARLWQNPKSIIELYVLENKNDTRTRDVLEKAAQENVKLHFANQDRLATIAKGARHQGVVGFIDASKNHIHLEDVLENLREPAFLLVLDGITDPHNLGACLRTADAMGVHAVIAPKDKSAGLNATVSKVACGAAETVPYITVTNLARTLRELKEYGIWVVGTDMGGEADLFHYDIPQSVAWVMGNEGEGMRRLTREHCDALVSIPMFGTVESMNISVSAGMVLAETRRQRILRENTAV